The genomic region TGGGAGCTTCTTAAAGCACAAACTCTGCAGCAGGCCTGAGCGCTCTGAGCTCGTCCGTATGCACATCCTACAAGGTAATCTCCCTCCTGTGTGTTCTTTCTGGGTAATGGCGTCTAGATAAGAGAGATGAATGAGGCGCTTATTCATCCAGTCGCACTTATTGcctgtttaaatttgttttacaAAGTTGGAAGCAGATGAATATCTTGGAGGTTGACATAAGTTTGTGAGGTCTAGCTGAGCCTGCACTGAGTCACCCTGAAAAAGCAGTGAGGAGGCCGACTGCTGCCGCTCGTATCACAGCTAATCACCCTCTGTGTATTTATCAGAGACGCAGGCCGAACCCTCCCTGCAGGCCACACAGATGAAGCTGAAGAGGGCCAGACTGGCTGATGATCTCAATGAGAAGATCTCCCAGCGGCCTGGACCCATGGAGCTGGTGGAGAAGAACATCCTGCCTGTGGACTCTGTTGTAAAAGAAGACGATGGTAAATACTTAATAAAGCTATTATACTTTTACTGTCAGAAGACAAACTTTTGAGCCattcaaaagttttgttttaacctacTTTGGTATCACATTCGCCACTAGCAGTGGACCACTTAGTGTGACAGCTAGGGAGTTTACTCAAGCTAGCATTGCAGCACATCAGTCACGTTTTATCCATTATTGATGTCATAACACCTGTGTTTGACTGTCCACAATGAAATATGTCAACCATTaaattgtttacacacattcATGGAGCCTGGTGGATGAGGCCTACTGACATTGGTGataccctgacttttcctcagCCCAGACACCaagataaaatgttggcattgcacagAACTACAgatatacatttttacatttcatatttatcataacaacatttctaaagtgacatagttccAATTACATGTTTATGAGCTGAGTCTTTCATCAAGACGAGAAGGGAATGGTGGATGGCTTGTCCAGTGGGCAGCAGTCatcagcagaccactgttggtGGTCatcagacaaacaacaaaaacggGTATTTTTAACGACAAATCcgaacatttccagccatgtttgtagcaacaaaagagGTATTTTATGCCCAAACATGGTCTTTTCCTAACTCTAATCATGCTATTTTGTGCAAatacctaaccacacattaaccacagcattgtcacaacataaaactgaaattttaaatgtaaagaaatgtaaagtttcaacttatcaaaacatacaaatttaacagttgaattttttgttttttagtgaacTATCTcgtgaaatttggtacagatattCACGTCACTCTCAGGATTAACTGTAatcactttggtgatcctctgactttttgtctagcaccatcatcaagtgaaaatatcagtttatccaatactttggtttatgagcaaatacctgcaaaaccatTTACATCCCATTAGCCTCAGCTTTTCTTTGTGTTaaatgctaattagcaaatgttagcgcTCTTACACACTAAACTAAGATTGTAAAACTTGTTATATACCTGCTTCGCATCAGCATGATAACTGTAGTTCAGTTaacacttaagtcaaagaaaacttttgcaacatttgcagtattatattcgGCGGTATGggtctgttctggggcctctctgcctttcctcctTTCCTATGCAAAAAGCttcttccatgcacctacatggacaGAGCatacctccctgcccttccatgtgcaaacgaggaaagcctgaggtagagacagagcaaacctccctgcccttccatgtgcaaatgagcAAAGCCTGAGGTAGAGacagagcaaacctccctgcccttccatgtacaaacgaggaaagcctgaggtagagagcaaacctccctgcccttccatgtgcaaacaagCAAAGCCTGAGGTAGAGacagagcaaacctccctgcccatccatgcgcctacatggaaagcctaaggcaggaagAGTAGAAGCAAAGATCCCTCggaaacagaacagagccagcaacaatgacaaacagaaatgacactgataagtcagacacagtgtGAAAAGggggagctggggtggaggcgggttgcaaagcgaCTCGCAGGCCAgggcagtttaaatagggtgccctgaatgagatttgccagtCGGTTGCATAGacaggaatcatgtgatctatcagctgactcccttccatcaatcagctgctccatcagttgactggctgtttgagatcagctgatgtagctgggatgtgagctgagcttgacatagtgtcctgcctgaactaaagCTACGCTCAATTTAGCAAGTACAACCTCACAGAGCTGTTAACATGACTGTAGACTCTTTGTATTGTTACATGTCTACTGTGTTGTCATATGTACATTCATGTGACAGCTTCTTGACTCTGTAGTCACTGAAAACCTTGAGTTTTTCTTCTGTAATCAAAAATGGTATGTATGTTGTATGTGCACAGATAGCATTCAGCTCATGTCTAAATTGTCAGAAATTCTAAAAATTCAGTTTGATCCTGGTCCCACAGGTGAAGAGTCAAAACGCTCTAAGCCTCCAGATATTTACAACTTCGATGAAGACAGCAGTGATGTCTTATCACCACAACAGCCTGCCAGCCAACAATCTCCCAGCTCTACCTCCGCCTCTCCAAGGGAGTCTGGAGCGACTGAGACCACTTCTACTTCCTCTAACTTAAACTCCCCCATACAGGTACACCAATACCTTAAACTGGTAAAACTTATGTAACATGAACTGTTAAtatcagcagaaaaaaacagcctTCTTGACAAGTTAAGCTTATGCAGTTCTTTAAATAGAATGAAGTAACTTATCATAATTTCAGGATGGTTGCACACTGGTAGGTCAGTTGATttactgtatgtacacacaGCGTATAACCATGTACTGTATAATGTATTTATCATGTGTAGaaacattttgtgtttattaacCTGGTTTTGGTTCTATGATTCCAGCTGaggtgcttttcttttctttccttgcGTGGGATGATGATTAACAGGCGTAGCGGCCTCACTGTTCTCCTTACAGAtcatctctctttgtctctgcttTTTTTAGCACTCCCCAACACCTAACACACAGTCCACATCAGACGTGGTCAGCCTCATCTGTGAGCAACAAAGCAAGCAACAAGCATCTACACCTCAGCCAGTCACCACTGTTGTCCCCAGTGTCACACTGGGGCCACTTCTGGTGAAGGTGAGCTTGTTGTGTTTCTTTCAGTCTTACCGAAGTCATTTTAAAGTCTTTTAAAAGTTATTGAGAAGAGTTTAGTTCATTTTATCAGCTCTCTAATGTTTATAACCAGCTGACATGAAATTGACCTCTGGTACTGagccctctgtctctctgatttattgactgtgtttgtgttttgtttcttttggaaATGTGTCGAGAGACGCAGTGTCAGAAGACACCGAGTCTGTGTTTTGTCACTCTGAGAACCATATCAGTTTTAGGGTGAACTGAATGTCAGCATTCAGCCAAGCTAAATGCAGTTCAAAGAACGACAGGGTTTAAAGTCACTTCACAAATCCTTGTGCCGAAATCTGCGCCAGCTACAGTTTGTCTTCAATTAGGGTTAAGTGACAGGCTGGCCTTCCTCGTTCGGCCTGTGTAAAAGCCAAAAATCAAAGGACGGGAGTGAAGCAATAACTTATGCATTTATCATAATCCAGTTATCCTCTGAGCATAAGATGAACTCTCCCTCCCTCGGAGTACAATAGGAGAATGCGTTTAACAAATCAGAGGGTGTGTGCGTGCTCAACCCAGCTTGAGTTTCTGGTTACATAGCTATAACCTGCTGCTCTTATGCCAAACCGTTTTCATGTGTATCCTGTAACTGCAGGTGGTAAAACAATAAAGGTCACATTTCCACTACCCGTTTCCTCATCCTGCAGTTCTCATCGGGTGTCAGAACAATGTTCTACCTTAATGCCTCAAACTATAAAAGTCCAGCATCACTTCCAAGTCGTGCAGTGTTGGTACTGGCAACGCTAACTGTATTCCCCGATAAACTGGACTGAGATCAGTCACAGGGATCAAATATCTACCAGATGGTCCTCTTAGCTTTTAACTTGCCCCTTTTCTGTGTTGTGTTCTGCAGCAAAGCCTGCCCAAGCCAGCCGGCGATAAAAGCCGCAGCAAAAAGAGCAAAGAGCCCAAACCACGGGTgaaaaagttaaagtaccatCAGTACATCCCCCCGGACCAAAAGCAGGAGCTCAATGAAGTGCTGATGGACTCGGCTTACGCTcgcctcctgcagcagcagcagcagttcctGCAGCTTCAGATCctaaatcagcagcagcagcagcagcagcagcagcagcagcagcagcagcagtacagcTACCAGGCCGTCCTGCCCACCACACTCAAGTATGGCTCCATTTATTAACACATCACAGCCAGAGATAGGATTGGGTTCACCCATAAAGTTAACCTTCCTGTGTTGAGTTCATTACTTAATCTGATGAGACACTGCTAAAGTATAAATGTTTCCTTTCACAAACTGAATCAAAAGTTAACACCCAGTTTTACACAGAGTAATAACTGTTTGACCACAGCTGCTGTCCGTCTCAAATACTTTACATTTCCTGCCCACGGCTTCCTACACAGAAGCTGTTGATTGTGAAAAATGGATCATAGTTCagattccctctctaatatgtACTCCCTTTTTTCttcccatcttttttttttattacaacagACCAACAACTGAGGTACAAACCAGCTGTTCCACTGTTGTTCTAAATGGAAACACTGCGTCTGCTCCTGTGCAGGCCCGGCACACTCAGACGAACCGCAAGCCGGATCATTTACCAGCTAATCTGGATGAGATGAAGGTGACACGTCGCCGTTTGCACACAGTCTGACTATATGCATGCATGCTGCAGAGGAGAACAAGCTAACTTTAAGAGGTGTTTTATAATACTCTGTTATCTTTACAGGTTGCCGAGCTGAAGATGGAACTAAAACTCAGATCTTTGCCTGTTTCTGGGACTAAGACAGATCTGATAGAGAGGCTGAAGCTGTATCAGGAGAACTCTAACATCCAGACTATTGAGGCAACAGCCGTCACAGCAGCCTCACAGTCAGAAAACACAAAGTTAACACCTCCTGTGTCCCCTATCGCCTCCAAAGTGTCCAGTCTGGGCATAGAGGATAGCAGTATGGCGGACAGTCCCACCAAGCATTCAGATGCTCTGTCTCCAACTCACACTGCTCCCTGTGTGAACTCACCACAGAGAGCTCCACAGGAGGAGTGTCCCACTGAAACAAGGTCCTATGCGAAGGACTCTGAGAAAGACAAGCGTCTCCACGAGAAGGAGCGTCAGATCAAGGAGCTGAtgaggaagctggagcaggagCAGAAGCTGGTGGAGGAGCTGAAGATGCAGCTGGAGGTGGAGAAGAGGAGCCAGCAAGGAGATTCTCCACCTCAGCTCAGCCCTCTTGCTCCCATCCAGGTCAAAGAGGAAAATCGGACCTCATCGACCTGCTCAGCGTCCTGTAGCTCTCCCAGTCTGCCAGTGTTGATCAAACAAGAGGAGGTGGCAGATCAGTGCCATTTGGCTGCTCACAATCAGTTCATCATCAGCCACCAGGCTATCAAGCAGCCCGAAAGCCTGCAGCCAGTCCAGGCTGGAGCTCAGATCCTCCTGCCTGCATCCTGTCCTGCCTCAGCAGTCACTATCCAGCTCCCTGCCAACAGCATTAAATTACACACTACTGTTAGCAGCGCAGCCCCAGGCCTCATCCAGACCTCTGGACAGGTGCCACAGAAAATAGAGGCCTCAGCAGCATTACAACAGCAATGCAGCAATCAGACTCAGCCTCCGACAAAGGTGAGAACACACGAATGCTTGCACGGGCTGCCTCGGCCCATGTCTTTATTAGTCAtcactgtcagctgtgattttttatttgtagTTTTGGATTTCTTTGAAATATGAAGACTAGAGTTGTATGTGAACATCTGTAGCTACGTGTGTGCACCTGAAGTCATAAATTCTGTTTGCAATGCAGTAAATTCAGATTAGGTTGCACATCAAACATCTGcgtcagtgtttttattggcaCTGGCTGGTCAcacatcagtttgtttttttttacattgttgaCGCTCTATCATGGGTAATGCATCTTTCGTGTTGCCGCAGTAATAACAGGCCTCAGCTGGGTGGTGAAATCCTTCCCTTTTCATATCAAAAGAAGGCTTGTGGAAACTTGGGTTAGTGGAGCAGCCGCTGAGTGACGGCTGACAGTAGTGCCCCGAATGCCCTCTGTCGTCTCTCTGCGCTTACCAAGCCAGAATTAGCAACAGAAACCACAACTCAATGCTAACCGAGGAGAACACTCATGAGAACTTTGCAAACAGTCAGTAGTGGGGTAAAAGGTGGCGATGCTTCAACTGAAGAGGGTCCAATGAAAATCAAATAACGTTGCTAAAATAGCATTTAGGTTGCATGTAATTCCCAGTATTTATCCCTCCAGAGAGCTTGGTTACTACAACACAAATGTTTATTGCTCCTACAAAGATAATTGGCATTGTATGCACTACTTTTCCGTGCATGCAGGAGAGAGCATTACACCACACTGATGGCATTAAATCATTCCCTAATGTATGCCTCCATGCTGACCTGTCTACATTTCTCTGCAGACTTGGAGGATGGGCAGCACAGCACAAAGCTTACTCAACACATTCCCAGTGAGTGGATGTCCTGCGGGAGCCTCCTCTAGCCAAGCCGGTCCTAAAGATCCTGCAACTAAGGTACAGGGTCCTTTAGTCTCTCCTGCTTTCGCTTTGTTTTTCGTTATCTTTCGTCTAAAGCCTTTTAAGAGGCCCTGGTTTATTTGCTTATTTGCACAGTGTGAGCTTCATTTGAATGATGATTTGTATCAGATGTATCCTGTTTTTCATATGGTGTAAAGGactgttgtcttttcctgttgAACAGTCTCCCTGTACCAGCCAGCCAAGTTTGATCTTGCCAAAATTCACAAACCACGTGTCAAAGTGTAAAGACCCGCCCCGCTATGAGGATGCAGTTAAACAGACACGCAGCATGCTAACAGCTGTTCaggtgacaaataaatgcacagTTTGGTACAGAATATCTGTGAAATTGTTGCCATAGCCGTTCAAACATTTACTGGTGTTTTTATATCTCTGCAGGGGcccactgcagccagccagcagATGGACGACTTGTTTGATGTGTTAATTGAGAGCGGTGGTGAGAGATACTgcaacttttctttttaaaataaggcGCAAAGTACTTTTGATTATTTGATTCTCACACCTAACTTTCTACTTGTTTTTATAGAGATCTCCCCGTTCATCAGACAGGATCCTCCCAGCCTAGACAAGCCTCTCCCTGTGACAGCCAGTGTAACCACCCTTCCCATCAACACAGTGTTATCCCGCCCTCCACCCGTGGTCCAAGTGGCCCAGCTGCCCTCGACGCAGCTCAACCCCTCGGCCAGCCTGGCAGCCTTGACCTCCGACGCCCAGCTGGAAACCCTCCTGGGCGCTCACACCGAGCCGCAGAGCTCGCTAAAGCTGATGGAGGAGCTACACTCACCTGTGGATACCATGGAGGTGGACTTTAATAAAAGCACATCACCCTCTGCTTTGAACTTGCACAGCTCCAATATGGACAATATGGATTGGCTGGACTTTACACTGTCTGTGCCAGCAGAGGGGGCCAACCCTTTGGACATGTCAACGCCAGTGGGCGTCTTCTCCTCTGACTTCCTGGACTCACATGAACTGCACTTGAACTGGGTCTGACTGATGTCAAGGAGAATTCTTACACCCATCAGACAgtttcagatattttttttttttacgcaaAGGACAAAAGCTTTTGTTTCCTGTATGGAAAAAAGAGCTTTCAGAGGTTGGGGCAGCTCTGCTTTGCCTTCTGGTCGTATACATCAGCTCAGTAATAATCTAATTGTGCTGCATCAGTTTGGAAATTCCTGCGTTGCTCTTTTTGAGGTCTCTGATTGTAGACTGACATAAAGTATGACTGGTACTGGCAGACTGAACTGACAGTGGAAGTAGCTTTTAAAATTTCAATCTTAAATTATGCCACAGATTTGTTATCAATCTGTTCTCATGTTATTGCTTTCTCTTCGTCGTCTGATCATAATGAATGTACAGTGTTAAGTCGTCTGACATAATAACTGAAGGAGCAGGAATCAGTCCTAATGCTGGTTCAATAACTAACAGACGAACGCTGCATGTAGCTGGGGGCTGCCATGTCATGTAGTTCACTTCACTCTTGTCTTGGAATGATAACCTCTATCACAACACATTGTAAACACACATGTTCCTTGTGTATATGTTGATTGTGAAGCATACGCCAGATGTACCACTGCACACACTGACCAAACCAGCATGACCAACCAAGTATTTACTGCTTCTGAATGTTCAGTGTGCATCTGTACATTGTGTAAAATATACTGCACATGCTTTTTTGTACAGCCAACAGTCCTACGAGCTTAAAAGGTAGAATCCTTACGACCACTTATGAGCAATTTACCGGGCCCTGTAAAGACTGTATCTAAATGAATCATGATAAAATGTTCTTGCGACATCATTCACTGACTCTTAAAGGGTTCGAAATGATTAATTGAGTTAAGGTCAACTCGGTTTTTGTTTAGGTAGTTTATTATTAAGTGTAGAAATGGCAGGACATACCAGACAGTAATCTCTGTGCAGCATCACAATCTAACAACATACATGCAGTACAGACACATCTTacagaaaaataacaatatCCATCATCAGTATGAACAACTTCTCATTTTAGTTATTCAGT from Epinephelus lanceolatus isolate andai-2023 chromosome 18, ASM4190304v1, whole genome shotgun sequence harbors:
- the mrtfbb gene encoding myocardin-related transcription factor B isoform X1, whose amino-acid sequence is MGLQTWPPSKPPLSSMACLDVETPSICRGKFKSVLQLCLQQRRSREQLVEQGIMPPLKTPAAFHEQIRSLERARTGSFLKHKLCSRPERSELVRMHILQETQAEPSLQATQMKLKRARLADDLNEKISQRPGPMELVEKNILPVDSVVKEDDGEESKRSKPPDIYNFDEDSSDVLSPQQPASQQSPSSTSASPRESGATETTSTSSNLNSPIQHSPTPNTQSTSDVVSLICEQQSKQQASTPQPVTTVVPSVTLGPLLVKQSLPKPAGDKSRSKKSKEPKPRVKKLKYHQYIPPDQKQELNEVLMDSAYARLLQQQQQFLQLQILNQQQQQQQQQQQQQQQYSYQAVLPTTLKPTTEVQTSCSTVVLNGNTASAPVQARHTQTNRKPDHLPANLDEMKVAELKMELKLRSLPVSGTKTDLIERLKLYQENSNIQTIEATAVTAASQSENTKLTPPVSPIASKVSSLGIEDSSMADSPTKHSDALSPTHTAPCVNSPQRAPQEECPTETRSYAKDSEKDKRLHEKERQIKELMRKLEQEQKLVEELKMQLEVEKRSQQGDSPPQLSPLAPIQVKEENRTSSTCSASCSSPSLPVLIKQEEVADQCHLAAHNQFIISHQAIKQPESLQPVQAGAQILLPASCPASAVTIQLPANSIKLHTTVSSAAPGLIQTSGQVPQKIEASAALQQQCSNQTQPPTKTWRMGSTAQSLLNTFPVSGCPAGASSSQAGPKDPATKSPCTSQPSLILPKFTNHVSKCKDPPRYEDAVKQTRSMLTAVQGPTAASQQMDDLFDVLIESGEISPFIRQDPPSLDKPLPVTASVTTLPINTVLSRPPPVVQVAQLPSTQLNPSASLAALTSDAQLETLLGAHTEPQSSLKLMEELHSPVDTMEVDFNKSTSPSALNLHSSNMDNMDWLDFTLSVPAEGANPLDMSTPVGVFSSDFLDSHELHLNWV
- the mrtfbb gene encoding myocardin-related transcription factor B isoform X2, with the translated sequence MGLQTWPPSKPPLSSMACLDVETPSICRVLQLCLQQRRSREQLVEQGIMPPLKTPAAFHEQIRSLERARTGSFLKHKLCSRPERSELVRMHILQETQAEPSLQATQMKLKRARLADDLNEKISQRPGPMELVEKNILPVDSVVKEDDGEESKRSKPPDIYNFDEDSSDVLSPQQPASQQSPSSTSASPRESGATETTSTSSNLNSPIQHSPTPNTQSTSDVVSLICEQQSKQQASTPQPVTTVVPSVTLGPLLVKQSLPKPAGDKSRSKKSKEPKPRVKKLKYHQYIPPDQKQELNEVLMDSAYARLLQQQQQFLQLQILNQQQQQQQQQQQQQQQYSYQAVLPTTLKPTTEVQTSCSTVVLNGNTASAPVQARHTQTNRKPDHLPANLDEMKVAELKMELKLRSLPVSGTKTDLIERLKLYQENSNIQTIEATAVTAASQSENTKLTPPVSPIASKVSSLGIEDSSMADSPTKHSDALSPTHTAPCVNSPQRAPQEECPTETRSYAKDSEKDKRLHEKERQIKELMRKLEQEQKLVEELKMQLEVEKRSQQGDSPPQLSPLAPIQVKEENRTSSTCSASCSSPSLPVLIKQEEVADQCHLAAHNQFIISHQAIKQPESLQPVQAGAQILLPASCPASAVTIQLPANSIKLHTTVSSAAPGLIQTSGQVPQKIEASAALQQQCSNQTQPPTKTWRMGSTAQSLLNTFPVSGCPAGASSSQAGPKDPATKSPCTSQPSLILPKFTNHVSKCKDPPRYEDAVKQTRSMLTAVQGPTAASQQMDDLFDVLIESGEISPFIRQDPPSLDKPLPVTASVTTLPINTVLSRPPPVVQVAQLPSTQLNPSASLAALTSDAQLETLLGAHTEPQSSLKLMEELHSPVDTMEVDFNKSTSPSALNLHSSNMDNMDWLDFTLSVPAEGANPLDMSTPVGVFSSDFLDSHELHLNWV